TGTATTCTGGCAAAAATGGGACAACCATATTGGCTGAAGGCAAAATTCATTAAACCCGGGGTGTGATTATATGGATTTTCTTGAGATTGTATTTCCTGTCTCAGGTGTAAAGACATCTATTTTAATCCCACCTCTCGTTGCCATGGTCGTATCGTTTTTTACCTCTATGGGAGGCGTTTCGGGTGCATTTTTACTTTTGCCATTTCAGATGAGTGCGCTTGGCTACACATCTCCATCCGTCTCTGCCACAAACTTTGTTTTTAACATAGTTGCAATCCCATCTGGTGTTTATCGCTTTATAAGGGAAGGAAGGATGGCTTGGCCTCTTACATGGGTGATTGTTGCAGGGACACTGCCTGGTGTGTTTATTGGATATTATCTTAGGGTCATATATCTGCCTGACCCAAAGGCATTTAAGCTCTTTGTTGGCTGTGTCTTACTTTACATAGGAGGAAGGCTTCTTTATGAGATTTCTAAAAAGGCAAAGACAAAAGAAAAGATGAAAGCGCTGGAAAAAAAATTCAAAGAAAGGCAGAAGTCATGGCGGACTTCAGGACTGCCAAAGGATGCGGCTATTAAAACGGTTTCATTTAGCCTCCTTAAGGTTGAATACGAATTCTGGGGCGAGAGGTTTTCCTTCAGCACCATAGGCATGTTTGTCCTCGCATTTATTGTTGGAGTCATAGGAGGAACATACGGTATAGGAGGAGGTGCAATCATAGCACCATTCTGTGTAGCAGTATTTCACCTTCCTGTATATACGGTGGCAGGCGCCGCACTTATGGGAACATTCATTACCTCTATTGCAGGCGTGACATTCTATAGCATTATCCCATCAGGGCTTAATACCTCGCCTGACTGGATGCTTGGAGCACTTTTTGGCATTGGTGGCTTCATCGGTATATATCTTGGAGCAAGGTTTCAGAAGTTCGTGCCGCAGAAAACCATCAAATTCATGTTAGGCTTCGTCATAGTCTTTCTTGCAATAAGGTATATCTCGCAGTTCTTTATGTAAAAGTCCCGATGAAGAGGAGATCATTGAAAAATATCCTATTTATCGCACTGATCCTTATTCCTCCATTAATCGATACTGTGCCTGCATCCGAAAAAACAATTACCTGTGCATCGACTACGAGTACCGAAAATTCAGGGTTCTTTAAACATATCCTTCCTATGTTCGAGAAGGAAACAGGCATAAATGTCCGTGTGATTGCCGTTGGCACAGGTGCCGCAATCGAGATTGGAAAAAGAGGAGATGCGGATGTGGTTTTCGTCCATGCAAAAGAGCTTGAGACGAAGGCTTTGATAGAGGGGTATTTTGTCAACAGATATGATGTTATGTATAACGATTTTGTTATCATTGGACCAGAGCACGACCCATTAGGGATAAAAAACGCAGGGTCTGCCCAAGAGGCATTTAGAAGGATTGCCATGGCTGATTATCCATTCGTATCGAGGGCAGATGGGTCAGGCACGCATTTAAAAGAACTATCTATATGGAAAGTCTCAGGCATAGACCCGAAAGGGAAA
The sequence above is a segment of the Nitrospirota bacterium genome. Coding sequences within it:
- a CDS encoding substrate-binding domain-containing protein, with translation MKRRSLKNILFIALILIPPLIDTVPASEKTITCASTTSTENSGFFKHILPMFEKETGINVRVIAVGTGAAIEIGKRGDADVVFVHAKELETKALIEGYFVNRYDVMYNDFVIIGPEHDPLGIKNAGSAQEAFRRIAMADYPFVSRADGSGTHLKELSIWKVSGIDPKGKWYLEVGQGMEKTQRIADEKSAYTLTDRGTWLATKDKLKMIIVFEGDPMLFNQYGVMVVNPKRYKNVKYKEAMLFINWLISEKGKKAILDFKDRHGNQLFIPNANVMQEK
- a CDS encoding sulfite exporter TauE/SafE family protein, with product MVFPVSGVKTSILIPPLVAMVVSFFTSMGGVSGAFLLLPFQMSALGYTSPSVSATNFVFNIVAIPSGVYRFIREGRMAWPLTWVIVAGTLPGVFIGYYLRVIYLPDPKAFKLFVGCVLLYIGGRLLYEISKKAKTKEKMKALEKKFKERQKSWRTSGLPKDAAIKTVSFSLLKVEYEFWGERFSFSTIGMFVLAFIVGVIGGTYGIGGGAIIAPFCVAVFHLPVYTVAGAALMGTFITSIAGVTFYSIIPSGLNTSPDWMLGALFGIGGFIGIYLGARFQKFVPQKTIKFMLGFVIVFLAIRYISQFFM